A genomic stretch from Aerococcaceae bacterium zg-1292 includes:
- the nagB gene encoding glucosamine-6-phosphate deaminase, whose protein sequence is MQLFIYPTSEIASQQAFERIRHAINDGATTLGLATGGTPEQLYTLMRQSDIDFSHMTSINLDEYYGLAPTHPKSYHVYMQQNLFDAKPFKQTFIPNGENKAVAEETARYEKILNEHPIDLQILGIGGNGHIGFNEPGTAFDSTTSLVQLTDSTIQANKRYFQSEEDVPKQAYSMGIGSILKAKEIILLAFGEKKAEAIRALMSGEVTTDNPASALHNHQNVTVIVDEAAAQLLPKS, encoded by the coding sequence ATGCAATTATTCATTTATCCAACAAGCGAAATAGCCTCGCAACAAGCATTTGAGCGGATTCGTCATGCCATTAACGACGGTGCCACAACACTTGGCCTTGCTACTGGCGGTACCCCTGAGCAACTTTATACATTGATGCGACAATCCGATATTGATTTTTCCCATATGACTTCTATCAATTTAGATGAATATTATGGATTAGCACCGACCCATCCAAAAAGCTACCATGTGTATATGCAACAAAATTTGTTCGACGCTAAACCATTTAAACAAACCTTTATTCCTAACGGGGAAAATAAAGCTGTAGCCGAAGAAACTGCTCGTTATGAAAAAATATTAAACGAGCACCCGATTGATTTACAAATTTTAGGCATCGGCGGCAATGGACATATCGGCTTTAACGAGCCTGGTACTGCCTTTGACTCAACTACTTCACTCGTACAATTAACAGATTCTACGATTCAAGCGAACAAACGTTATTTCCAATCAGAAGAGGATGTCCCTAAACAAGCATACAGCATGGGCATTGGCTCAATTTTAAAAGCCAAAGAAATTATTTTACTGGCATTTGGAGAGAAAAAAGCTGAAGCGATTCGTGCATTAATGTCTGGAGAAGTCACTACCGACAATCCAGCGAGTGCCTTACACAATCATCAAAATGTCACTGTGATTGTTGACGAAGCAGCTGCACAGTTACTACCAAAATCATAA
- a CDS encoding Spx/MgsR family RNA polymerase-binding regulatory protein — protein sequence MLRLVGLTTCSTCKAVEKLLKEKNIDYTYQDVRQNRPSESQIRQWLEIIGANNMKKIFNTSGMSYRQLKLKHRWDLLTADEKIDLLANDGMLLKRPILETESGEIYIGKDVTAFLESM from the coding sequence ATGCTGCGATTAGTTGGTTTAACAACGTGTAGCACGTGCAAAGCCGTTGAAAAATTATTAAAAGAAAAAAATATTGATTATACCTATCAAGATGTGCGCCAAAATCGACCGAGTGAAAGTCAAATTAGACAATGGCTGGAGATAATTGGAGCAAATAATATGAAAAAAATCTTTAATACTTCTGGTATGAGTTATCGTCAGTTGAAGCTGAAGCATCGCTGGGATTTGCTGACAGCGGATGAAAAAATTGATTTATTAGCGAATGATGGTATGTTACTTAAACGTCCGATTTTAGAGACGGAGAGTGGAGAGATATACATTGGCAAAGATGTGACTGCATTTTTAGAATCAATGTGA
- a CDS encoding helix-turn-helix transcriptional regulator, whose product MVEYYGLESSELDKAKAEMEGVLNSQALVNRVNFFKMFGDSNRMKIIELLSKYPQLCVNEISTIIDATIATTSHHLISLKKQGIIQSVKEGKYVIYQLDNQLVDELFAVYDKTIEK is encoded by the coding sequence ATGGTAGAATATTATGGGTTAGAATCCAGCGAACTAGATAAAGCAAAGGCTGAAATGGAAGGTGTATTGAATAGTCAAGCATTGGTGAATAGAGTCAATTTCTTTAAAATGTTTGGAGATTCAAACCGCATGAAAATTATTGAATTACTATCAAAGTATCCACAACTATGTGTCAATGAAATATCTACAATAATCGACGCGACAATTGCTACGACTTCCCATCATTTAATTTCATTGAAAAAACAAGGAATTATTCAATCAGTGAAAGAAGGCAAGTATGTGATTTATCAACTCGATAACCAATTGGTTGACGAGTTATTCGCTGTTTATGACAAAACGATCGAAAAATAA
- a CDS encoding N-acetyltransferase: MKFERNGNGFVHRDENGQIIAEITFKPVDDKTVIADHTYVDNVLRGQGVAGKLLDYLVAAMEAEGKKIKAQCSYVVKKFNEEPEKYDAINADK; this comes from the coding sequence ATGAAGTTTGAACGAAACGGTAATGGCTTTGTCCACCGGGATGAGAATGGACAAATCATTGCAGAAATTACGTTTAAGCCAGTAGATGATAAAACAGTAATTGCCGATCATACCTATGTTGATAATGTGCTACGTGGACAAGGTGTAGCGGGCAAATTATTGGATTATCTCGTTGCAGCAATGGAAGCAGAAGGTAAAAAGATTAAAGCACAATGTAGCTATGTAGTGAAGAAATTTAACGAAGAGCCAGAAAAATATGATGCGATAAACGCAGATAAGTGA
- a CDS encoding nucleotidyltransferase, giving the protein MREPILVVMAAGMGSRYGSLKQMDALGPGGETILDYSIRDACEAGFRRVIFIIKEEFKIAFDKKVGQKARERMSVDYVVQSLNQLPVAVQLPKERQKPLGTAHAVWCAKDKIDAPFAVINADDYYGLHAYQQIYDFLANLNQPNHYAMVGYALGQTLSPNGTVSRGLCTLGDNHELLAIKELTQIEAHELGVRYRDDDSQWCEVALDRIVSMNLWGFPVAFLDVLETTLSEMLQSMTQEALRNEECYLPSVVEQQISNGAATVTVLETDARWFGVTYKEDKAFVKAQLEQIERKG; this is encoded by the coding sequence ATGAGGGAACCAATACTGGTTGTTATGGCTGCTGGCATGGGTAGTCGTTATGGTAGTCTAAAGCAAATGGATGCGTTAGGTCCTGGTGGTGAAACAATTTTAGATTATTCAATTCGTGATGCTTGTGAAGCAGGCTTTAGACGAGTTATTTTTATTATTAAAGAAGAATTTAAGATAGCATTTGATAAAAAAGTTGGGCAAAAAGCAAGGGAAAGGATGAGTGTTGATTATGTAGTCCAATCCTTGAATCAATTGCCCGTGGCTGTTCAATTACCGAAAGAACGTCAAAAACCGTTAGGAACTGCACATGCTGTCTGGTGTGCAAAGGACAAAATTGATGCGCCTTTTGCGGTCATTAATGCAGATGATTATTATGGCTTACATGCGTATCAACAAATATATGATTTTTTAGCAAACTTAAATCAGCCGAATCATTATGCGATGGTCGGTTATGCACTCGGTCAAACATTATCGCCAAATGGTACTGTTTCACGAGGCTTGTGTACGCTTGGTGATAATCATGAATTATTAGCGATTAAGGAATTAACCCAGATTGAAGCGCATGAATTGGGTGTGAGATATCGAGATGATGATTCGCAGTGGTGTGAAGTAGCATTAGACCGGATTGTATCAATGAATTTGTGGGGCTTCCCAGTAGCGTTTTTAGATGTGTTGGAAACAACATTAAGTGAAATGCTACAATCCATGACCCAGGAAGCATTGCGAAACGAAGAATGTTATTTGCCTAGCGTTGTAGAACAGCAAATTAGTAATGGAGCAGCCACTGTAACAGTGTTAGAGACGGATGCACGGTGGTTTGGCGTGACGTATAAAGAAGATAAAGCATTTGTCAAAGCGCAGTTAGAACAAATAGAGAGAAAAGGATGA
- a CDS encoding aminoglycoside phosphotransferase family protein, which translates to MKVMTEYAMKAYEQYQLPGEFVSLMAFGNGLINKTYKIIHRVGDKDVAYILQQINHHIFPDVEGLMNNIDKVTRFLKAEARERGGNPERETMTVVPTKDGNLFAKTDDGAYWRIYRFVEGTFCIDRVEEDAHFYEAARAFGDFAAKLHHFDATELVEVIPKFHDTRDRYRQFEEAVANDVAGRVKELADEIAFVRNRKEDCYYLYDLLDAGELPLRVTHNDTKLNNILLDEQTQKGICIVDLDTIMPGLALFDFGDAIRFGANTAAEDEPDLSKVAFDLPLYEVYVKGYLEGSNGILTEREIELLPWGAKVITLEQGIRFLTDYLNGDVYYGTTRPHQNIDRTRVQFKLVEAMEDKWQAMNEVVQRLV; encoded by the coding sequence ATGAAAGTTATGACAGAATATGCGATGAAAGCTTATGAACAATATCAACTACCCGGTGAATTTGTTTCACTGATGGCATTTGGAAATGGTTTAATTAATAAAACTTATAAAATCATTCATCGTGTAGGAGATAAGGACGTTGCCTATATCCTGCAACAAATTAATCATCATATTTTTCCAGATGTTGAAGGTTTAATGAATAATATTGATAAAGTCACTCGTTTTTTGAAAGCAGAAGCACGTGAACGCGGTGGTAATCCTGAGCGTGAAACTATGACAGTGGTGCCGACAAAAGACGGTAATCTATTTGCCAAAACTGATGACGGAGCTTATTGGCGTATTTATCGCTTTGTAGAAGGAACATTTTGTATTGACCGAGTGGAAGAAGATGCACATTTTTATGAGGCTGCTCGTGCATTTGGCGATTTTGCAGCGAAGTTACATCATTTTGATGCGACAGAATTAGTGGAAGTGATTCCGAAATTTCATGATACCCGTGACCGCTATCGGCAATTTGAAGAAGCTGTCGCAAATGATGTTGCTGGTCGTGTGAAAGAGTTGGCTGATGAGATAGCATTTGTTCGAAATCGAAAAGAAGATTGTTATTACTTATATGATTTATTAGATGCAGGTGAATTGCCGCTGCGAGTAACACATAATGATACCAAATTAAATAATATTTTATTAGATGAACAGACACAAAAAGGTATTTGTATCGTTGATTTAGATACGATTATGCCAGGATTAGCTTTGTTTGATTTTGGTGATGCCATCCGTTTTGGAGCCAATACTGCCGCGGAAGATGAACCGGATTTATCGAAAGTTGCTTTTGATTTACCATTATACGAAGTTTATGTGAAGGGCTATCTAGAAGGTAGTAATGGGATTTTAACTGAACGTGAGATTGAATTATTGCCATGGGGAGCGAAAGTGATAACTTTAGAGCAAGGGATTCGCTTTTTAACGGATTATCTAAATGGCGATGTCTATTATGGTACGACGCGGCCGCATCAAAATATTGACCGCACGCGTGTTCAATTCAAATTGGTTGAAGCGATGGAAGATAAGTGGCAAGCGATGAATGAGGTAGTCCAACGTTTGGTTTGA
- a CDS encoding type B 50S ribosomal protein L31 produces the protein MKQGIHPEYQKVVFMDTTTGFQFLSGSTKSSNETVEWEDGNTYPLIRVEISSDSHPFYTGRQKFTQADGRVDRFNKKYGFKDANAAE, from the coding sequence ATGAAACAAGGAATTCATCCAGAATATCAAAAAGTTGTATTTATGGATACTACTACAGGTTTCCAATTTTTATCTGGTTCTACTAAATCTTCAAACGAAACTGTAGAATGGGAAGATGGAAATACTTATCCATTAATCCGTGTTGAGATTTCATCTGATTCTCACCCGTTCTATACTGGTCGTCAAAAATTCACTCAAGCAGATGGTCGTGTGGACCGTTTCAACAAAAAATACGGTTTCAAAGACGCAAACGCTGCAGAGTAA
- a CDS encoding site-specific integrase — MKIVQYKDKNNKTRYQVKGYIGTDILTGKKKIITRNGFVSKKEAELTFNRIKLDFEKNGNQLNSKRMKFKEVCELWLKLYEPTVKPTTFFSQKQVINNHVLPYYGEMYVDKISILICQKFVDQQAKKLVRYHNSCNLAYRILEYAVHLRLISDNPATHLIRPKSKKSEYSVEWWTKEELNTFIECLHSSDLDSNAKTMLHLLAFTGMRKGEAMGLFWSDIDFQKGTITINKTAGETINGYTVQLDEGSKTIAGNRVISIDNRTLQLLKKHKLNQTEMLFKLGKHTKNTNQLVFCNERNMPLYGEFPNHNMKKVIEGNNLKFITTHQLRHTHCSILFEAGATMKEVQERLGHKDYKTTHDIYLKVSERQKEETANKFVEFLSI; from the coding sequence ATGAAAATAGTTCAATACAAAGATAAAAATAATAAAACTAGATACCAGGTTAAAGGATACATAGGAACTGATATTCTTACTGGCAAAAAGAAAATAATTACTAGAAATGGTTTTGTTTCAAAAAAAGAAGCTGAACTGACATTCAACCGTATTAAATTAGATTTTGAAAAAAATGGAAATCAATTAAATAGTAAAAGAATGAAATTCAAAGAAGTTTGCGAATTGTGGTTAAAATTATATGAACCTACCGTCAAACCAACTACATTTTTTTCTCAAAAACAAGTGATTAATAATCACGTATTACCATACTATGGTGAAATGTATGTTGATAAGATTTCAATTTTAATTTGCCAAAAATTTGTAGATCAGCAAGCAAAAAAATTAGTTAGGTATCATAATAGTTGTAATCTTGCGTATCGTATTTTAGAATATGCTGTCCACTTAAGATTAATTTCTGACAATCCAGCTACACATTTAATTCGCCCTAAAAGCAAAAAATCAGAATATTCCGTTGAATGGTGGACTAAAGAGGAACTTAATACATTCATTGAGTGTTTGCACTCATCTGACCTAGATAGCAATGCTAAAACTATGCTTCATTTGCTTGCCTTTACAGGTATGCGTAAAGGTGAAGCAATGGGGTTATTTTGGAGTGATATTGACTTCCAAAAAGGTACGATAACTATTAATAAAACCGCAGGCGAAACAATCAATGGTTATACCGTTCAATTAGATGAGGGCTCAAAAACAATCGCTGGAAATAGAGTAATTTCAATTGATAATCGTACTTTGCAATTATTAAAAAAGCACAAGCTTAATCAAACAGAAATGCTTTTCAAGCTTGGTAAACATACGAAAAATACTAATCAACTGGTTTTTTGTAATGAACGCAATATGCCATTATATGGTGAATTTCCTAACCATAATATGAAAAAAGTAATAGAAGGTAATAATCTAAAATTTATCACAACTCACCAGTTAAGACATACACACTGCTCAATTTTATTTGAAGCGGGAGCTACTATGAAAGAAGTTCAAGAAAGATTAGGGCATAAAGATTATAAAACCACTCATGATATTTATCTAAAGGTTAGTGAAAGACAAAAAGAAGAAACTGCAAATAAATTCGTTGAATTTTTGTCAATTTAA
- a CDS encoding helix-turn-helix transcriptional regulator, which translates to MTKKNYKPEDIRLGLIIKSIRSELGLDQKQFANKINATVSALSNWENGRNKPNNNMLHQIAKLSNTTVSEIMNQVNLDYLKQEGNRQLGFAEYLGALGFNVEVEVIDNNATNNIIISNSELSAIFSDDEYSTFMNDIEKNINFNIWKQSNN; encoded by the coding sequence ATGACTAAAAAGAATTACAAACCTGAAGATATAAGACTTGGTTTAATCATTAAAAGTATTCGTTCTGAATTAGGATTAGATCAAAAACAATTTGCCAATAAAATAAATGCAACTGTTTCTGCTTTAAGTAATTGGGAAAATGGCAGAAATAAACCGAATAATAACATGCTACATCAAATTGCAAAGTTATCTAATACAACTGTTTCTGAAATTATGAATCAAGTGAATCTAGATTACTTAAAACAGGAAGGCAATAGACAATTAGGATTCGCAGAATATTTAGGAGCTTTAGGGTTTAACGTTGAAGTTGAAGTAATTGATAATAATGCGACAAATAATATTATCATTAGTAACAGTGAATTATCAGCAATATTTTCAGATGATGAATATTCAACATTTATGAATGATATAGAAAAAAATATAAATTTTAATATCTGGAAGCAAAGTAATAACTAA
- a CDS encoding helix-turn-helix transcriptional regulator, which produces MNVSRYRRYTGLTQEQLAKLIGISTNSYSNKERGITPFTYHEMVKIRGVFRDYFPNITMDEIFLDGNYRNYRFV; this is translated from the coding sequence ATGAACGTATCTAGATATAGACGATATACTGGCTTGACTCAGGAGCAATTAGCTAAGTTAATTGGAATATCAACTAATAGCTATAGTAATAAAGAGAGAGGAATAACACCGTTCACATATCATGAGATGGTTAAGATAAGGGGTGTTTTCCGTGATTATTTCCCTAATATAACTATGGACGAAATTTTTTTAGATGGAAATTACAGAAATTACAGATTCGTTTAA
- a CDS encoding phage portal protein, whose translation MANIFSKWFKPKEKPQQIETYLNTGTTLSMWNGSTYENESFRIAVDTIARNIGKIKPLHMSGNIEQQSELAYLLQVRPNEYMSAYDLYYKFITHLYLYNNAYIYIQRDMQGQPIAFYPIQALNVEFGTHNDKLWLHFRFEDGSDVYLPYQDVIHLRRHYNKYALTGDSNQAIDSILEVALSQTNGIVNNIKMGASIRGILKFTSIQNDQSLSKARNDFIESYMKMEKSGGVVTLDQRSEYIPIDSKPVSIDENQIKLIADKIYHYLGVNEAIISSNYDEDQWASFHASVIEPIVTQLSLEFTSKCFTKMEYTYGNRIDFDGDLLRFSTNKTKISLVSALIPSGLLTINQALGILNLPLIDSAEGDKRLVTLNYTELDSLKEYQGVSSLNERDKNSDNTDE comes from the coding sequence ATGGCGAATATTTTTAGCAAGTGGTTTAAACCAAAGGAGAAACCGCAACAGATTGAAACATACCTAAATACTGGCACAACACTATCAATGTGGAATGGTTCAACTTATGAAAATGAATCCTTTAGGATAGCAGTAGATACAATCGCAAGGAATATAGGGAAGATAAAACCTTTGCATATGTCAGGAAACATTGAACAGCAATCAGAACTGGCGTATCTATTACAAGTAAGACCGAATGAGTACATGAGTGCGTATGACCTTTACTATAAATTCATTACTCACTTATATCTCTATAACAATGCTTATATCTATATTCAACGTGATATGCAGGGGCAACCAATAGCATTTTATCCGATACAAGCTTTAAATGTGGAGTTTGGAACGCATAATGATAAATTATGGCTTCATTTTAGATTTGAGGACGGAAGTGACGTTTACCTACCTTATCAAGATGTCATTCATTTAAGAAGACACTATAACAAGTATGCGTTAACTGGAGATAGCAATCAAGCGATTGATTCTATTTTAGAAGTAGCACTCAGTCAAACAAATGGAATCGTCAATAATATAAAAATGGGTGCTTCAATACGAGGTATTTTAAAATTTACAAGTATCCAGAATGATCAATCGTTATCAAAGGCTAGAAATGATTTCATCGAAAGCTATATGAAAATGGAAAAGAGCGGTGGAGTAGTAACACTTGACCAGCGTTCAGAGTATATTCCAATTGATTCAAAACCAGTGAGTATTGATGAAAATCAGATAAAACTGATTGCTGATAAAATTTATCATTACTTAGGAGTGAATGAAGCGATAATTTCATCGAATTATGATGAAGATCAATGGGCGTCATTTCATGCAAGTGTGATAGAACCAATCGTTACACAATTGAGTCTAGAATTTACAAGCAAATGTTTTACAAAGATGGAATACACTTATGGAAACCGAATTGATTTTGATGGTGATTTATTGAGATTCAGCACGAATAAAACAAAAATCAGTTTAGTAAGTGCGTTAATTCCAAGTGGACTACTGACAATTAATCAAGCATTAGGAATATTAAATCTACCTTTAATCGATTCAGCAGAAGGAGATAAACGATTGGTAACGTTAAATTACACAGAATTAGATAGTTTAAAAGAATATCAAGGAGTGAGTAGTCTAAATGAAAGAGATAAGAACAGCGACAATACAGACGAATGA
- a CDS encoding HK97 family phage prohead protease, translating to MKEIRTATIQTNDDELVLVGTPILYDTPTEINDPRGSYTEVIKRGALDGAELSDTRLLYNHDLNKVPLARTPRTLQLSLSSVGLEMTATLPNTEEAKSVYTAVKRGDLTGMSFAFKVPQNGDSYDRATNTRTIHKIEKVYEISVVPFPAYPETSVEARSAMQHSRALSDLLIKLNQLELKEI from the coding sequence ATGAAAGAGATAAGAACAGCGACAATACAGACGAATGATGACGAATTAGTTTTAGTTGGCACACCGATTCTATATGATACACCAACTGAAATTAATGACCCGAGAGGGAGTTACACAGAAGTGATTAAACGTGGTGCATTAGATGGTGCTGAACTATCAGATACCAGACTGTTGTATAATCACGATTTAAACAAGGTTCCGCTAGCTAGAACGCCAAGAACTTTACAGTTATCTTTAAGTTCGGTAGGACTAGAGATGACAGCAACATTACCAAATACAGAGGAAGCGAAAAGCGTTTATACGGCAGTTAAACGTGGCGACTTAACGGGTATGTCATTCGCCTTTAAAGTTCCCCAAAATGGTGATAGTTATGACCGTGCAACTAATACCCGTACTATACATAAGATTGAAAAGGTATATGAAATATCCGTTGTACCCTTTCCAGCTTATCCAGAAACGAGTGTAGAAGCACGTAGTGCAATGCAACATAGTAGAGCATTGAGTGACTTATTAATTAAACTAAATCAATTAGAGTTAAAGGAGATTTAA
- a CDS encoding phage major capsid protein — protein MTTEERNALEAVRSEKRADQFNTVTSNANVIPTEMLNEVVRKARKQGGLIQQARAFNVPANLKVPVGTPLTKAEWHTEGTKVNAEKTTETVVEFLSNELIKIISLSAKFKRMSLPAFETYLVDELVASVMEAIEHSLIHGTGSGQGKGLETIEWTKNTNHIEYKKNTTPAYTDFTKLVSMLKRGYSKSAKFAMNNATLFGKVYGVVDGNNRPIFIQDTQADSIGKILGFEVVIDDNISDGVIYFGNYQFLGYNLPEGIVLEVSRESSFNLGLIDYRALAIADTQVILPEAFVKLSEAQV, from the coding sequence ATGACTACAGAAGAACGCAATGCTTTAGAAGCAGTAAGAAGTGAAAAACGTGCTGACCAATTTAACACAGTAACAAGCAATGCGAATGTAATTCCAACGGAAATGTTAAATGAGGTGGTACGAAAAGCTAGAAAACAAGGAGGATTGATACAGCAAGCACGAGCGTTTAATGTTCCAGCTAATTTAAAAGTACCAGTTGGTACACCTTTAACTAAAGCCGAATGGCATACTGAAGGGACTAAAGTTAATGCTGAAAAGACTACTGAAACAGTAGTAGAATTCTTATCAAATGAATTAATTAAGATTATTTCATTAAGTGCTAAATTTAAACGCATGAGCTTACCGGCGTTTGAAACTTATTTAGTTGATGAGTTAGTTGCTTCAGTTATGGAAGCTATCGAGCATTCTTTAATTCATGGAACAGGAAGCGGACAGGGTAAAGGGTTAGAAACAATTGAATGGACTAAGAACACTAACCATATCGAATACAAGAAAAACACTACACCTGCTTACACTGATTTTACTAAGTTAGTATCAATGTTAAAACGTGGCTATTCAAAAAGTGCAAAGTTTGCAATGAATAACGCAACATTATTCGGTAAAGTGTACGGAGTAGTTGACGGAAATAACCGCCCTATCTTTATTCAAGATACCCAAGCTGATAGCATTGGAAAAATTTTAGGGTTTGAAGTGGTAATCGATGATAACATTTCTGATGGTGTGATTTACTTTGGTAACTATCAATTCTTAGGTTATAACTTACCAGAAGGAATTGTTTTAGAGGTTTCCAGAGAATCAAGCTTTAACTTAGGTTTAATTGATTACAGAGCTTTAGCTATTGCTGATACTCAAGTTATTTTACCTGAAGCATTTGTGAAGTTATCTGAAGCACAAGTATAG
- a CDS encoding phage gp6-like head-tail connector protein, whose translation MAITLQQAKDVLRLDNDYNDSVIAPLVEAVPYYIHTTTGMTLEQQEGEPLATTVGGFLIQLWFNAEGTDVDRLMRVIESLLKTLSVRASELNE comes from the coding sequence ATGGCGATTACATTACAACAAGCTAAAGATGTTTTACGTTTAGATAATGATTATAACGATAGTGTAATTGCCCCATTAGTTGAAGCAGTTCCGTACTATATTCATACAACTACTGGTATGACACTTGAACAACAAGAGGGGGAACCGCTAGCTACTACAGTTGGCGGTTTTCTCATTCAGTTGTGGTTTAATGCAGAAGGAACTGATGTAGATAGATTGATGAGGGTAATAGAGAGTTTATTAAAAACATTATCAGTGAGAGCGAGTGAACTCAATGAGTAA
- a CDS encoding HNH endonuclease, whose product MSKSDKQNNFYWSKEWRKLREYIMKKYNYICQSCGKPAKIVHHIVWINDNNIDDVSVTLNEENLTALCQECHNQIHTSKGSVQEGLMFNNDGDLVKLN is encoded by the coding sequence ATGAGTAAAAGTGATAAGCAGAATAATTTTTATTGGTCAAAGGAATGGCGAAAACTTAGAGAGTATATTATGAAGAAATATAATTATATATGCCAATCATGTGGAAAACCTGCTAAGATAGTTCATCATATTGTTTGGATAAATGATAATAACATTGACGATGTAAGTGTGACTTTGAACGAAGAAAATTTAACAGCTTTATGTCAAGAATGTCATAATCAAATTCATACAAGTAAAGGTTCAGTACAAGAAGGATTGATGTTTAATAATGATGGAGATTTGGTTAAGTTGAATTAA